The Pseudomonas sp. G2-4 genome window below encodes:
- a CDS encoding VOC family protein gives MSFVSPDLIRQRFSKAMSDMYRDEVPLYGALMKLVEQTNARVLAENPPLAEHLGSTGELQRLDLERHGAIRVGTAAELATLGRLFAVMGMQPVGYYDLTPAGVPVHSTAFRAVHETALQVSPFRVFTSLLRLELIENAELRTFAKSVLDKRQIFTPTALELIDLAERQGGLTAPQAEDFVLQALETFRWHHSATVTAEQYRQLSSQHRLIADVVAFKGPHINHLTPRTLDIDIVQAQMPVHGITPKAVIEGPPRRNCPILLRQTSFKALDEPVSFTDQGQSQGSHSARFGEIEQRGAALTPKGRALYDQLLNAARDALGAFPNEANAERYNTLMGEHFAQLPDTHDELRRQALAYFRYFVTPKGLAAKGTLEQTASLEHLLEQQYLRAEPLVYEDFLPVSAAGIFQSNLGDAAQSHYAGQSNRQAFEEALGRATIDELGLYAETQQRSIDECRAALGV, from the coding sequence ATGAGCTTCGTCAGTCCCGACCTGATCCGCCAACGCTTCTCCAAAGCGATGTCCGACATGTACCGCGACGAGGTGCCCCTGTACGGCGCCCTGATGAAGCTGGTGGAGCAAACCAATGCCCGGGTGCTGGCAGAGAATCCGCCATTGGCCGAACATCTGGGCAGCACCGGCGAACTCCAGCGCCTGGACCTGGAACGCCACGGCGCGATCCGCGTTGGCACCGCCGCGGAGCTGGCCACCCTGGGTCGCCTGTTTGCGGTCATGGGCATGCAGCCGGTGGGCTACTACGACCTCACACCGGCCGGGGTGCCGGTGCATTCCACGGCATTTCGCGCCGTGCATGAAACCGCCTTGCAGGTCAGCCCGTTCCGAGTGTTCACCTCGCTGCTGCGCCTGGAGCTGATCGAAAACGCCGAGCTTCGCACCTTTGCCAAATCGGTACTGGATAAGCGGCAGATCTTTACCCCCACCGCGCTTGAGCTCATCGACCTCGCCGAACGCCAGGGTGGCCTGACGGCACCGCAAGCCGAGGACTTCGTCCTACAGGCGCTGGAAACATTTCGCTGGCACCACAGCGCGACGGTCACGGCCGAGCAATATCGACAGCTGAGCAGCCAACATCGCTTGATCGCCGACGTGGTTGCCTTCAAGGGCCCGCACATCAATCACCTGACACCGCGCACCCTGGACATCGACATCGTCCAGGCGCAGATGCCCGTGCACGGCATCACACCCAAAGCCGTGATCGAAGGGCCGCCCCGTCGCAATTGCCCGATCCTGCTGCGCCAGACCAGTTTCAAGGCGCTCGATGAGCCGGTCAGTTTCACCGACCAGGGTCAATCCCAAGGCAGCCACAGCGCCCGCTTTGGCGAAATCGAGCAACGGGGCGCCGCCCTCACGCCCAAGGGCCGCGCGCTCTACGATCAATTGCTGAATGCTGCACGGGATGCGCTGGGGGCTTTTCCCAACGAAGCCAACGCCGAACGCTACAACACGCTGATGGGCGAACACTTTGCCCAACTCCCGGATACCCACGATGAACTGCGTCGACAGGCACTGGCGTACTTCCGTTACTTCGTGACGCCGAAGGGTCTCGCCGCCAAGGGCACCCTTGAGCAAACAGCCTCACTGGAACATTTGCTGGAGCAGCAATACCTGCGCGCCGAACCGTTGGTGTACGAAGATTTCCTGCCGGTCAGCGCCGCCGGCATCTTCCAGTCCAACCTTGGCGACGCCGCCCAGAGTCACTACGCCGGGCAGTCCAATCGCCAGGCCTTTGAAGAGGCGCTGGGGCGGGCGACCATTGATGAGTTGGGGCTGTATGCCGAGACGCAGCAGCGCTCCATTGATGAATGCCGGGCTGCGTTGGGCGTGTAG
- a CDS encoding alpha/beta fold hydrolase — MLVLLVVLAVFIAWSWLTYPSIGHVLYDTSMALEARLYRLRKITVPISEMTVSTWQGGPYEAPGSILMLHGYSGDKELWLRVARQFVGDYRVVIPDLPGHGETGFKAGGGYDIPTQARRMIELLDACGLDKVHVIGNSMGGQLAAWLAATSPERVLTLALLNPAGVTSPQPSDMDRQLAAGHNPSLVQSREDFAPFYAMTMASPPWVPSMVMAALAERYVQRREELAEIYRDFRASPPMEPRLADIRAPSLLLWGRQDRVIDVSSVPLWSKGIADLRVEIWDGVGHLPMIEKPGATAALYRDFLKGLGQ; from the coding sequence ATGCTGGTGTTGTTGGTTGTTCTTGCTGTGTTTATCGCTTGGAGCTGGTTGACGTACCCAAGCATCGGCCATGTGCTGTACGACACGAGCATGGCCCTGGAGGCACGCCTCTATCGGTTGCGAAAAATCACCGTGCCCATCAGCGAAATGACGGTGTCGACCTGGCAAGGCGGGCCTTATGAGGCACCCGGCAGTATCCTGATGCTGCACGGCTACAGCGGCGACAAGGAACTTTGGCTGCGCGTTGCCCGGCAGTTTGTCGGCGATTACCGGGTGGTGATCCCCGACCTGCCCGGCCACGGCGAAACCGGCTTCAAGGCTGGCGGCGGTTATGACATCCCGACCCAGGCCCGGCGGATGATCGAGTTGCTCGACGCCTGTGGCCTGGACAAGGTCCATGTGATCGGCAATTCCATGGGCGGTCAACTCGCCGCGTGGCTGGCGGCCACTTCGCCGGAACGCGTGCTGACCCTGGCGCTGCTCAATCCGGCCGGTGTCACTTCACCCCAGCCCAGCGATATGGACCGCCAGCTCGCCGCCGGCCATAACCCGTCCCTCGTGCAATCGCGGGAGGATTTCGCGCCGTTTTACGCCATGACCATGGCCTCCCCGCCCTGGGTGCCGAGCATGGTGATGGCGGCATTGGCCGAGCGTTATGTACAGCGCCGGGAAGAACTGGCTGAGATATACCGTGATTTTCGCGCCAGCCCGCCGATGGAACCCCGTTTGGCTGACATCCGTGCACCGTCGTTGTTGCTCTGGGGTCGCCAGGACCGGGTGATCGACGTCAGCAGCGTGCCGCTGTGGAGCAAGGGCATCGCGGATTTGCGGGTGGAAATCTGGGACGGGGTCGGCCACCTGCCCATGATTGAAAAACCGGGGGCAACTGCCGCACTGTATCGCGATTTCCTCAAAGGGCTGGGGCAGTGA
- a CDS encoding diguanylate cyclase: MQKTGKKGRTLARRLYISRTLGLALGLLLVSAALYPLDPPRWVWVFMLFNGLLWPHLSYLWARHSTVPYRAEHLNLLIDALLGGFWVAAMQFNPLPTAVTLAMMAMNNVAIGGLRFLLIGAVAQVAGIVVGVVIFPLASVPMTSPAQIYACLPLLCLYPMVLGWFCFRQAHVLGRQKRELLALSRTDSLTGLLNHGAWKDRLNEEFERCLRHPKDGAGRGAIALIDIDHFKAINDTYGHVTGDIVLRRLGKMLKHNLRAADVAGRYGGDEFCVILPDLTLANAVQAMDGLRERFSMLGYENPTLKVSLSIGLAAFNPDYDDATLWLNDADQALYEAKTTGRNRVTCYRPRAVLEASAIPL; encoded by the coding sequence ATGCAGAAAACCGGAAAAAAGGGACGCACGCTCGCCAGGAGGCTCTATATATCTCGCACCCTGGGCTTGGCGCTGGGGTTACTGCTGGTCAGTGCCGCCCTTTATCCTCTCGATCCTCCGCGGTGGGTCTGGGTTTTCATGCTGTTCAACGGCCTGCTCTGGCCACACTTGTCCTATCTATGGGCCCGGCACAGCACGGTACCGTACCGCGCAGAGCACCTTAATTTGCTGATTGATGCGCTGCTTGGAGGTTTTTGGGTCGCGGCGATGCAGTTCAACCCTCTGCCCACCGCCGTCACGCTGGCCATGATGGCAATGAACAACGTCGCCATAGGCGGCTTGCGTTTCCTGCTCATCGGGGCGGTGGCCCAAGTGGCAGGCATTGTCGTAGGCGTGGTGATTTTCCCGCTGGCCAGCGTACCCATGACCAGCCCGGCGCAGATCTACGCCTGTTTGCCGCTGCTGTGCCTGTACCCGATGGTGCTGGGTTGGTTCTGCTTTCGCCAGGCCCACGTTCTGGGCCGGCAAAAGCGCGAGTTGCTGGCCCTGAGCCGTACCGACAGCCTGACCGGGTTGCTCAATCATGGCGCCTGGAAAGATCGGCTCAACGAGGAATTCGAACGCTGCCTGCGTCACCCAAAAGACGGGGCAGGGCGCGGCGCGATTGCATTGATCGACATCGATCATTTCAAAGCCATCAATGACACCTACGGCCATGTGACGGGCGACATCGTGCTGCGCCGGCTCGGCAAGATGCTCAAGCACAACCTGCGAGCCGCCGATGTGGCCGGGCGTTATGGTGGTGATGAGTTCTGCGTGATTCTGCCGGACCTGACACTGGCCAATGCCGTACAGGCCATGGACGGTTTGCGCGAGCGCTTCTCGATGCTCGGCTATGAGAACCCGACGTTGAAGGTGAGCCTGAGCATTGGCCTGGCGGCGTTCAACCCGGACTATGACGACGCGACCCTCTGGCTCAACGATGCCGACCAGGCGCTTTATGAAGCCAAGACCACGGGGCGCAATCGGGTTACTTGCTATCGGCCTCGAGCGGTATTGGAAGCGTCGGCCATTCCTCTTTGA
- a CDS encoding polymorphic toxin type 44 domain-containing protein gives MKNPNGPPDKINLPPIIIKPDQPLPRLPSAPLPPVYTAKPLPWNGKIIETREIKTLFSKKNIKHPDQTIAIIVAIATQQDILDKAYNAHTPFFRRELDEEIAHKSGPGKPTALEQYKLEKSIADQLLELKKSELQQSTATANLFYRRNPFNKDIKKNAVDFVNIFHKSREPSLTTYNKWLTSITAAYTAKMLAAKTKILAEKSKQLASTITTTEAEEKKYLDTWSNRYNQEKKAITSQYQLDKGSLEKRLQTELNTAEKKAGSTVDISQEQRLTKTISIIEKLVEMKQKELQRHLSLLAGHPGKDLINQDSKAFVEHTRLNHLDPEASLKKELSALYATYQSDILNAEINNLETRLIRLVPEQEKLIEQRANSGVPPLSPPNIMLIANMEEARKLKDASKIIVGGDAVTFGIFYTKVRNKGEWDYKQHGREFEEFGNFNYGATGTAAGISEQILLRAAGAAQSIAGTSKEEFGKWWAESPYGDDKIDQIWIKAGIAYAKTKGF, from the coding sequence ATGAAAAACCCGAACGGCCCACCTGATAAAATCAATCTTCCGCCCATTATTATAAAACCGGACCAGCCTTTGCCACGACTGCCATCCGCTCCGCTGCCACCTGTATATACTGCAAAACCCCTGCCTTGGAACGGAAAAATTATTGAAACACGCGAAATCAAAACACTCTTCAGCAAAAAAAACATCAAACATCCGGATCAGACAATAGCAATAATCGTTGCTATCGCCACCCAACAAGATATTTTAGACAAAGCCTATAACGCACACACCCCGTTTTTCAGGCGTGAGCTTGACGAAGAAATCGCACACAAATCAGGCCCTGGCAAGCCAACTGCACTGGAGCAGTACAAGCTTGAAAAATCTATCGCCGATCAACTTCTTGAACTAAAGAAATCCGAACTCCAACAGAGCACTGCAACAGCCAACCTTTTTTACAGAAGAAATCCTTTTAACAAAGATATCAAAAAAAATGCAGTTGACTTTGTGAACATTTTTCATAAAAGCAGAGAGCCTTCTCTCACGACCTATAACAAATGGTTAACCTCCATCACCGCCGCCTATACAGCCAAAATGCTAGCTGCAAAAACAAAAATCCTTGCTGAAAAATCCAAACAGCTAGCCTCAACCATCACAACTACAGAAGCCGAAGAAAAAAAATACTTAGACACTTGGTCCAATCGATACAATCAAGAAAAAAAAGCTATCACCAGTCAATATCAATTGGATAAAGGCAGTTTAGAAAAAAGACTTCAGACCGAACTGAATACTGCCGAGAAAAAGGCTGGCTCGACGGTTGATATATCACAGGAGCAGAGGCTCACCAAAACCATATCCATCATTGAAAAGCTAGTGGAGATGAAACAAAAAGAACTGCAACGGCATCTCTCGCTCTTAGCTGGCCACCCAGGTAAAGACTTAATAAACCAAGATAGCAAAGCATTCGTTGAGCACACACGACTTAATCACCTCGACCCTGAGGCGTCTCTGAAAAAGGAACTTTCCGCGCTCTATGCCACCTATCAGAGCGACATATTGAACGCCGAGATTAACAACCTTGAAACTCGACTTATAAGATTAGTTCCCGAGCAAGAAAAACTAATCGAACAACGCGCCAACTCCGGAGTACCTCCCCTCTCCCCACCCAACATCATGCTTATCGCAAATATGGAGGAGGCGAGAAAATTGAAAGATGCCTCAAAAATCATTGTGGGAGGTGACGCTGTTACTTTTGGAATTTTTTACACCAAAGTTCGAAACAAAGGCGAATGGGACTATAAACAGCATGGCAGAGAGTTTGAGGAGTTTGGCAATTTCAATTATGGTGCCACTGGCACAGCGGCAGGCATTTCAGAGCAGATTTTACTAAGAGCGGCAGGAGCGGCTCAATCCATAGCGGGAACATCAAAGGAAGAATTTGGAAAATGGTGGGCAGAGTCGCCTTACGGCGATGATAAGATTGATCAGATATGGATAAAAGCAGGTATAGCGTATGCAAAAACCAAGGGCTTCTAG